The following proteins are co-located in the Rhodococcus opacus B4 genome:
- a CDS encoding ferredoxin--NADP reductase: protein MTTVETPRSSRSVVVTVAAVVEETSDARSLVFDVPDERRHEFAYKPGQFLTLRIPSDRTGSVARCYSLASSPFTDALPKVTVKRTAGGYGSHWLCDNVGVGDRIEVLPPAGVFTPASLDEDLILFAAGSGITPVMSILKSALSEGDGKVVLVYANRDETSVIFADELRDLAARHEDRLTVVHWLESVQGLPTPRQLANLSDRFRDHRAYLCGPRPFMDAIHDALALAGVPRDRVHAEVFTSLSGDPFAEVVVEELPNTGEVSTVEVELDGEAHNLSWPRTATLVDVMLSKGLDVPYSCREGECGSCACTVVEGEVDMDNASILDPEDIASGYILACQARPVSEHLRIEF, encoded by the coding sequence ATGACGACCGTTGAAACACCACGCAGTTCGCGATCAGTAGTGGTCACCGTGGCCGCCGTCGTGGAGGAGACGTCCGACGCCCGGTCGCTGGTGTTCGACGTCCCGGACGAGCGAAGGCACGAATTCGCGTACAAGCCGGGGCAGTTCCTCACCCTGCGGATCCCGAGCGATCGGACCGGGTCGGTTGCCCGGTGCTATTCGCTGGCCAGTTCGCCGTTCACCGACGCGCTGCCGAAGGTGACGGTCAAACGCACCGCAGGCGGGTACGGGTCGCACTGGTTGTGCGACAACGTCGGCGTCGGCGACCGCATCGAGGTTCTCCCTCCCGCCGGGGTGTTCACACCCGCCAGCCTGGACGAAGACCTGATCCTGTTCGCCGCGGGCAGCGGAATCACCCCGGTGATGTCGATCCTCAAATCGGCGCTCAGTGAAGGCGACGGGAAAGTCGTTCTCGTCTACGCCAATCGGGACGAGACGTCGGTGATCTTCGCCGACGAGTTGCGGGACCTCGCCGCCCGCCACGAGGATCGGCTGACCGTCGTGCACTGGCTCGAGAGCGTGCAGGGCCTGCCGACGCCGCGCCAGCTGGCGAACCTGTCGGACCGGTTCCGGGACCACCGGGCCTACCTCTGCGGACCGCGGCCGTTCATGGACGCGATCCACGACGCGCTCGCACTCGCCGGCGTCCCGCGAGACCGGGTGCATGCCGAGGTGTTCACGTCGCTGTCGGGCGACCCGTTCGCGGAGGTCGTCGTCGAGGAACTGCCGAATACGGGAGAGGTGTCGACGGTCGAGGTGGAACTCGACGGCGAGGCGCACAACCTCAGCTGGCCACGCACGGCGACGCTCGTCGACGTCATGCTCTCGAAGGGACTCGACGTCCCGTACTCCTGCCGCGAGGGTGAATGCGGTTCCTGCGCCTGCACAGTCGTCGAGGGTGAGGTAGACATGGACAACGCGTCGATTCTCGACCCCGAGGACATCGCGAGCGGGTACATCCTCGCCTGCCAGGCCCGCCCCGTCAGCGAGCACCTGCGGATCGAATTCTGA
- a CDS encoding class II glutamine amidotransferase: protein MCRLFGLSAAPHRVRASFWLLDAPDSMAQQSHREPDGTGLGTFAEDGTPVVEKQPLAAYEDAEFAQEAKHRYSATFVAHIRFATTGELLPQNTHPFTQAGRVFAHNGVVEDLPKLEAELGSDLALVHGDTDSERVFALVTREIGRNGGDVTAGITAAARWLADTVPIYALNILLTTPGELWALRYPDTHDLLFLERRAGGPSGGRHLQHASTPGRIRARSEHLSERPAVVVASEQMDEDPGWTPLRSGELLHVGRDLAVTRDVIVDHPPRYPIRLEDLGARAAAAQTEK, encoded by the coding sequence ATGTGCCGATTGTTCGGTTTGTCCGCCGCCCCGCACCGCGTTCGCGCGTCGTTCTGGCTGCTGGACGCCCCGGACAGCATGGCGCAGCAGAGTCACCGCGAGCCGGACGGCACCGGACTCGGCACGTTCGCGGAGGACGGGACGCCGGTGGTGGAGAAGCAGCCACTCGCCGCCTACGAGGACGCGGAGTTCGCGCAGGAGGCGAAGCACCGGTACTCGGCCACGTTCGTCGCGCACATCCGTTTCGCGACCACGGGTGAACTGCTTCCGCAGAACACGCATCCGTTCACCCAGGCGGGTCGCGTGTTCGCCCACAACGGCGTGGTCGAGGACCTGCCGAAGCTCGAGGCGGAACTGGGCTCCGATCTCGCTCTCGTGCACGGCGACACCGACTCGGAACGGGTCTTCGCCCTCGTGACCCGCGAGATCGGCCGCAACGGCGGCGACGTCACGGCCGGCATCACCGCCGCCGCCCGGTGGCTGGCCGACACCGTGCCGATCTACGCGCTCAACATCCTGCTGACCACTCCCGGCGAGTTGTGGGCGCTGCGCTACCCCGACACCCACGACCTGCTCTTCCTCGAACGGCGCGCGGGCGGTCCGAGCGGTGGACGGCACCTCCAGCACGCGAGCACGCCCGGCCGGATCCGGGCCAGGTCCGAACATCTCTCCGAGCGTCCGGCGGTGGTCGTCGCGAGTGAGCAGATGGACGAGGACCCCGGATGGACGCCGCTGCGGTCCGGCGAACTACTGCACGTCGGCCGCGACCTCGCCGTCACCCGCGACGTGATCGTCGACCACCCGCCGCGGTACCCGATCCGCCTCGAAGACCTGGGCGCCCGCGCGGCGGCGGCGCAGACGGAGAAGTGA
- a CDS encoding flavodoxin family protein, giving the protein MTDPSPQDGPRFSGLRALFVNCTLKRSPDVSNTQGLIDRSVGLMEKEGVSVDQFRAVDHDIATGVYPDMTEHGWPSDEWPQLFRRVLDADILVLAGPIWLGDNGSVTKQVIERLYGCSSLLNDHGQYAYYGRAGGCLITGNEDGVKHCAMNILYSLQHLGYVIPPQADAGWIGEAGPGPSYLDEGSGGPENDFTNRNTTFMTYNLMHVAAMLKTAGGFPVYGNQRSEWDAGCRPDFANPDYR; this is encoded by the coding sequence ATGACCGATCCATCGCCGCAGGACGGGCCACGGTTCAGTGGTCTGCGTGCCTTGTTCGTCAACTGCACCCTCAAGCGGTCACCCGATGTGAGCAACACCCAGGGGCTGATCGACCGCAGTGTCGGTCTGATGGAAAAGGAAGGTGTCTCCGTCGACCAGTTCCGGGCGGTGGACCACGACATCGCGACCGGCGTCTACCCGGACATGACCGAGCACGGGTGGCCGAGCGATGAATGGCCACAACTGTTCCGGCGGGTGCTGGACGCCGACATCCTGGTGCTGGCGGGCCCGATCTGGCTCGGCGACAACGGTTCCGTCACCAAGCAGGTGATCGAGCGGCTGTACGGGTGCTCGTCGCTGCTCAACGACCACGGCCAGTACGCGTACTACGGGCGCGCCGGTGGTTGCCTGATCACCGGCAACGAGGACGGAGTCAAGCATTGCGCGATGAACATCCTCTACAGCCTCCAGCATCTCGGATACGTGATCCCACCGCAGGCCGACGCAGGATGGATCGGCGAAGCGGGCCCCGGACCGTCGTATCTCGACGAGGGGTCCGGCGGCCCGGAGAACGATTTCACCAACCGCAACACCACGTTCATGACGTACAACCTGATGCACGTCGCCGCGATGTTGAAGACGGCAGGCGGGTTCCCCGTGTACGGGAATCAGCGGTCGGAGTGGGACGCCGGTTGCCGCCCGGATTTCGCCAACCCGGACTACCGCTGA
- a CDS encoding serine/threonine-protein kinase: MPRHPESSSGPTDSDPQATKRIVVTDIVAELSSEGFDDAREIGRGGFGVVYRCLQTALDRTVAIKVLSSDLDGEDRERFLREQRAMGKLSGHPHVVDILQSGVTRSGRPYIVMPYHQRNSLDAWIRREGPLPWSETLRIGVKLAGALETAHRLGTLHRDVKPANILLTGYGEPQLTDFGIARVSGGFETTSSMITGSPAFTAPEVLRGDPPSASSDVYSLGAALFCLLTGHAAFERRSGERLVAQFLRIATQPVPDLRGEDIPDDVCTVIERAMSEEPTDRPESAAAFGQELRDIERRHGLDVDEMALPAAADEFPRTEHSSTPTTESTSSGRSRSYRRRSGATPPSAAARFRPPTPMRSLVARTRLLDLLRLGQRRRLTLIHAPAGFGKSTVAAQWRDVLIEDGAAVAWLTVDNDDNNVVWFLSHLVEAIRRAEPMLADELGQALDENGADAERYVLTSLVNQVHDSRRHVVVMIDDWHRVTSSDTIAAMDFILENGCHHLQMVVSSRSQAGLPLAKMRVRDELVEIDSVALRFDLTESQRFLVDLGGLHLDDSDVEALEETTDGWVAALQLASLSLRDREDPGDLIRHMSGRHHAIGEYLAENVLSTLEPALLDFMLDTSITERVCGELACVLANVTRGQALLEQVESRDLFLRSLDEDREWFEYHHLFAEYLRRRLERDHPSRVPDLHRAAAHWFADHHYVSDAVDHALAAGDRDVAVAVVEEQGMYLVEHSRMVALLGLVDKLPQSLVESSPRIQIAVAWANILLQRVAPALGALSLVASSLESSALSESEQADIRVEGDIVRAVIAVSSDRIAGVPDLIAECLARPETLRAWVVSAGSNLASAVAIAQFDFVEARRLQEWATGYHQRTIGPFSKMYGYCFAGIAALEQLDITAAEDNFRLAVQTATKSIGSHSHAARLAGALLGELMYELGRLDEAERLLDESYELGPEAGIVDFMIARFVTGARLKAARGDVVSAARHLDEGASAAASLGLPRLRARVENERVRLGLPASPQPPPTAGKPTREPDFGFAEIIAQLDDATEIRKQAAVEPDVACRRAQEWVRRVEQERRPRAAMQANRLLVACLVAAGRVDDAKPVLASIAATCARIGFVRYLIDGGPRMVPALTALLEDRLAGRWPPDWPEVPAEFLAAALETATPIES, encoded by the coding sequence GTGCCACGACACCCGGAAAGCAGTTCCGGGCCGACCGACTCGGATCCGCAGGCTACCAAGCGGATCGTCGTGACCGACATCGTCGCGGAGCTGTCTTCGGAAGGATTCGACGACGCCCGCGAGATCGGCCGGGGAGGGTTCGGGGTCGTGTACCGCTGCCTCCAGACGGCCCTCGACCGCACCGTCGCGATCAAGGTGCTGTCCTCCGATCTGGACGGCGAGGACCGGGAACGTTTCCTGCGCGAGCAGCGTGCGATGGGAAAATTGTCGGGACATCCGCACGTGGTCGACATCCTGCAGTCCGGGGTGACGCGCAGTGGCAGGCCGTACATCGTGATGCCGTATCACCAGCGCAACTCGCTGGACGCCTGGATTCGCCGTGAAGGGCCGCTGCCGTGGAGTGAAACGCTGCGCATCGGCGTGAAGCTGGCGGGCGCCCTGGAGACGGCGCATCGCCTCGGCACCCTCCACCGTGACGTGAAGCCCGCGAACATCCTGCTCACCGGATACGGCGAGCCGCAGCTCACGGATTTCGGCATCGCGCGCGTCTCGGGGGGCTTCGAGACCACGTCGAGCATGATCACCGGTTCGCCGGCGTTCACGGCCCCGGAGGTCCTGCGCGGCGACCCGCCGTCCGCGTCCTCCGACGTGTACAGCCTGGGCGCCGCCCTGTTCTGTCTGCTCACCGGGCATGCCGCGTTCGAGCGGCGTAGCGGGGAGCGGCTCGTCGCGCAGTTCCTCCGCATCGCGACGCAGCCCGTTCCGGACCTGCGCGGCGAGGACATTCCCGACGACGTGTGCACGGTCATCGAGCGGGCGATGTCCGAGGAACCGACCGACCGCCCGGAATCGGCGGCGGCGTTCGGCCAGGAGCTGCGCGACATCGAGCGCAGGCACGGTCTCGACGTCGACGAGATGGCGCTTCCTGCCGCGGCGGACGAGTTTCCGCGCACCGAGCACAGTTCGACGCCGACCACGGAGTCCACGTCGTCCGGGCGCAGTCGCAGTTACCGGCGCCGATCCGGCGCCACCCCGCCGAGTGCCGCCGCCCGCTTCCGGCCGCCGACCCCGATGCGTTCCCTGGTGGCGCGCACCCGCCTCCTGGATCTGCTCCGGCTGGGTCAGCGGAGGCGGCTGACGCTCATCCACGCACCCGCCGGGTTCGGGAAGAGCACCGTGGCGGCCCAGTGGCGCGACGTCCTCATCGAGGACGGCGCCGCCGTCGCCTGGCTGACGGTGGACAACGACGACAACAACGTCGTGTGGTTCCTGTCCCACCTCGTCGAGGCGATTCGCCGGGCCGAGCCGATGCTGGCCGACGAGCTGGGGCAGGCGCTCGACGAGAACGGCGCCGACGCGGAGCGGTACGTACTGACGTCGCTGGTGAATCAGGTCCACGACAGCAGGCGCCACGTGGTGGTGATGATCGACGACTGGCACCGTGTCACCTCATCGGACACGATCGCGGCGATGGACTTCATCCTGGAGAACGGCTGCCACCATCTGCAGATGGTGGTGAGCAGTCGAAGCCAGGCGGGGCTTCCGCTGGCCAAGATGCGGGTACGCGACGAACTCGTCGAAATCGACTCCGTGGCTTTGCGTTTCGACCTGACGGAGTCGCAGCGGTTCCTGGTCGACCTCGGCGGACTGCACCTCGACGACTCCGACGTGGAGGCGTTGGAGGAGACCACGGACGGGTGGGTGGCGGCGCTGCAACTGGCTTCGCTCTCGCTGCGCGATCGCGAAGATCCCGGCGACCTCATCCGGCACATGTCGGGCCGCCACCACGCGATCGGCGAGTACCTGGCGGAGAACGTGCTCAGCACTCTCGAGCCTGCGCTGCTCGACTTCATGCTGGACACGTCGATCACCGAGCGGGTGTGCGGCGAACTCGCGTGCGTGCTGGCGAACGTCACCCGTGGTCAGGCCCTGCTCGAGCAGGTCGAATCGCGCGACCTGTTCCTGCGCAGCCTCGACGAGGACCGGGAGTGGTTCGAATACCACCACCTGTTCGCCGAATACCTCCGTCGACGGCTGGAGCGCGATCACCCGTCGCGCGTCCCGGATCTGCACCGTGCGGCCGCGCACTGGTTCGCCGATCACCACTACGTCAGCGACGCAGTGGATCACGCGCTGGCGGCGGGCGACCGCGACGTGGCCGTCGCGGTGGTCGAGGAACAGGGCATGTACCTCGTGGAGCATTCGCGGATGGTCGCGCTGCTCGGCCTCGTCGACAAGCTGCCGCAGTCGCTGGTCGAGTCCAGTCCCCGCATCCAGATCGCGGTGGCGTGGGCGAACATCCTGTTGCAGCGGGTGGCGCCGGCGCTGGGGGCGCTGTCGCTCGTCGCGTCGAGCCTCGAGTCCTCGGCGCTGAGCGAATCCGAGCAGGCGGACATCCGGGTCGAGGGCGACATCGTTCGCGCCGTGATCGCGGTGTCGTCCGACCGCATCGCCGGCGTACCCGACCTCATCGCGGAATGCCTGGCCCGGCCGGAAACGCTACGCGCGTGGGTGGTCTCGGCGGGGTCCAACCTCGCGTCCGCGGTCGCGATCGCTCAGTTCGATTTCGTGGAGGCGCGCCGCCTGCAGGAGTGGGCCACCGGCTACCACCAGCGGACCATCGGACCGTTCAGCAAGATGTACGGCTACTGTTTCGCCGGTATCGCCGCGCTGGAGCAACTCGACATCACCGCCGCCGAGGACAACTTCCGGCTGGCCGTGCAGACCGCGACGAAATCGATCGGTTCGCACTCGCACGCCGCACGTCTCGCGGGGGCGCTCCTCGGCGAGCTGATGTACGAGCTGGGCCGTCTCGACGAAGCCGAACGACTTCTCGACGAGAGCTACGAACTCGGACCGGAGGCGGGCATAGTCGATTTCATGATCGCCCGGTTCGTCACGGGCGCCCGGCTGAAGGCGGCACGCGGCGACGTCGTGTCCGCCGCCCGGCACCTCGACGAGGGGGCGTCGGCGGCGGCGTCCCTGGGACTCCCCCGGCTGCGGGCCCGGGTCGAGAACGAGCGGGTCCGGCTCGGCCTGCCCGCGTCGCCGCAACCGCCACCCACTGCCGGGAAACCCACCCGGGAACCCGATTTCGGTTTTGCCGAGATCATCGCGCAGCTCGACGACGCCACCGAGATCCGGAAGCAGGCGGCGGTCGAGCCCGACGTCGCGTGTCGCCGCGCGCAGGAGTGGGTGCGCCGGGTCGAGCAGGAGCGCAGGCCGAGGGCGGCCATGCAGGCCAATCGCCTGCTCGTCGCGTGCCTCGTCGCGGCGGGACGGGTCGACGACGCGAAGCCGGTGCTGGCGTCCATCGCCGCGACGTGTGCGCGAATCGGCTTCGTGCGCTATCTGATCGACGGCGGGCCGCGCATGGTGCCCGCGCTGACGGCGCTCCTCGAGGACCGGCTGGCGGGCCGTTGGCCGCCCGACTGGCCGGAGGTTCCGGCGGAGTTCCTGGCCGCCGCACTGGAGACGGCGACGCCGATCGAGAGTTAG
- a CDS encoding nitroreductase — translation MTDTGIATADTTPAERTLAQLLDARISCRAYLPEQVPHDVIERILELAQQTPSWCNTQPWQVAITEGEGTERFRAGLAEYVRTHPQESDFDWPREYVGEHKLRRRECAMQLYASVGIAPGDRAASAEQTMKNFDLFGAPHVAIVTTHEALGTYGAVDCGLYVETFLLAAQSLGVATIPQAAVAGSSRFIHEFFGLDEDRRVVCAISFGYPDTENPVNGFRTHREPVAHVAQWVSR, via the coding sequence GTGACGGATACCGGCATTGCGACGGCGGACACGACTCCGGCCGAGCGCACCCTGGCCCAGCTCCTCGACGCGCGAATCAGTTGCCGGGCATACCTGCCGGAGCAGGTGCCGCACGACGTGATCGAGAGGATCCTCGAGCTCGCCCAGCAGACGCCGTCGTGGTGCAACACGCAGCCGTGGCAGGTCGCGATCACCGAGGGGGAGGGCACCGAACGGTTCCGCGCCGGGCTGGCGGAGTACGTCCGCACCCACCCGCAGGAGTCCGACTTCGACTGGCCCCGCGAATACGTGGGCGAGCACAAACTGCGTCGCCGCGAGTGCGCGATGCAGCTGTACGCCAGCGTCGGGATCGCCCCCGGCGACCGGGCCGCGTCCGCCGAGCAGACGATGAAGAACTTCGACCTGTTCGGGGCGCCGCACGTCGCGATCGTCACCACCCACGAAGCGCTCGGCACGTACGGCGCCGTGGACTGCGGCCTGTACGTCGAGACGTTCCTGCTCGCCGCGCAGAGCCTCGGAGTGGCGACCATTCCGCAGGCCGCCGTCGCGGGAAGCTCGCGGTTCATCCACGAGTTCTTCGGTCTCGACGAGGACCGCAGGGTGGTCTGCGCGATCTCGTTCGGATACCCCGACACCGAGAACCCCGTCAACGGATTCCGCACCCACCGGGAACCCGTCGCCCACGTCGCGCAGTGGGTGTCCCGGTAA
- a CDS encoding class I SAM-dependent methyltransferase, translating into MLDSEVFDRDDLFSRLRRRPDVEAPNLTAVDAADRLILDEAAAALPTAPPGTLTVIGDHYGALTLGAAAAHGATGIRVHQDPLTGELALAANAATVGLADRYRSCALGEELLAGATVVLMQLPRSLGELTEVAESIARHADPSVVVYAGGRNKHISTAMNDVLGRSFSEVRATLGRQKSRVLIARGPREAAQQTYPVTDHLAEIGLDVVSYGAAFAGPKLDIGTRYLLDFLPRVNPRARAAVDLGCGTGILAVSLARLLPEVSVIATDQSSAAVASAAATARANGLDGRISTLRDDAMSSLATDSQDVVLCNPPFHVGAAVHTGGASKMFAEAGRVLRPGGELWTVYNSHLGYRGRLQRLVGRTDVVGRNPKFTVTRSVA; encoded by the coding sequence GTGCTCGACTCCGAAGTGTTCGACCGGGACGACCTGTTCTCCCGGCTGCGTCGCCGTCCCGACGTCGAGGCCCCCAATCTGACCGCCGTCGACGCCGCCGACCGGCTGATCCTCGACGAGGCCGCGGCCGCCCTGCCGACGGCGCCTCCCGGGACGCTCACCGTGATCGGCGACCATTACGGCGCGCTCACCCTCGGTGCCGCGGCGGCGCACGGTGCCACCGGAATCCGCGTGCACCAGGATCCGCTGACCGGCGAACTGGCCCTGGCCGCCAACGCCGCGACCGTCGGGCTCGCCGACCGCTACCGGTCTTGCGCGCTCGGGGAGGAACTGCTCGCGGGCGCGACGGTCGTGCTGATGCAACTGCCGCGGAGCCTCGGCGAACTCACCGAGGTCGCCGAGTCGATCGCGCGTCACGCCGACCCGTCCGTCGTCGTCTACGCCGGCGGACGCAACAAGCACATCTCCACCGCCATGAACGACGTCCTCGGGCGGTCGTTCTCCGAAGTCCGCGCGACCCTCGGCAGGCAGAAGTCGCGGGTGTTGATCGCGCGCGGACCGCGGGAAGCGGCGCAGCAGACGTACCCCGTCACCGATCACCTCGCCGAGATCGGGCTGGACGTCGTCTCCTACGGGGCCGCATTCGCCGGTCCCAAACTGGACATCGGGACCAGATATCTCCTCGACTTCCTGCCCCGGGTGAACCCCCGGGCCCGCGCCGCGGTGGACCTCGGCTGCGGAACGGGCATTCTCGCCGTCAGCCTGGCCCGGCTCCTCCCGGAGGTGTCGGTGATCGCGACGGACCAGTCGTCGGCGGCGGTGGCGTCGGCCGCCGCCACCGCCCGCGCCAACGGGCTCGACGGGCGGATCTCCACCCTGCGCGACGACGCCATGTCCAGTCTCGCGACCGACAGTCAGGACGTCGTCCTGTGCAACCCGCCGTTCCACGTCGGGGCAGCCGTCCACACCGGTGGGGCGTCGAAGATGTTCGCCGAAGCAGGCCGCGTGCTCCGGCCCGGCGGCGAGTTGTGGACCGTGTACAACTCCCACCTCGGATACCGGGGCCGGCTGCAGCGGCTCGTCGGCAGGACCGACGTGGTCGGGCGAAACCCCAAGTTCACCGTCACCCGGTCGGTGGCCTGA